Within the Microbacterium sp. 1S1 genome, the region GAAGGAACCGTCGAGCGAGATGATCGCCGCGATCGCGGGCGCGTTGGACTCGAGCCTCATCGAGCTCACGAGCGCCGTGGCCGACGGGCTGCGTCAGGCCGCTCCCGCGACGGCCGCGGTGTCCGCCGCCCGCGGCACCTTCGCCCTCGCCGCCTGACCCGTCCCCGTCCCCGTCCCCGTCCCCCGTCCCACGTCCCGTCCCGTCCCCGCGCCGTCCCGTTTCACCTGCACGACCGGAGCACGGGTGCACGACGGATACCGGGAATCCATCGTGCACCCGTCACCTCATCGTGCGTCCGGGGCGCGGGGACCGAGCACGGTGTCGATGAGGCCGTAGTCGAGGGCACCGGCGGCCGTGAAGACCCGGTCCCGGTCGGTGTCGAGGCGGAGCTCCGCGAGGGAGCGGCCGCTGTGCCGGGCCAGGATCGTCTCCATGTCGGAGCGCACCCGCACGACCTCGTCGGCCGCGAGGATGAGGTCGGGGATGGCGCCGCGCGATTGACCGGCCGGCTGGTGCAGCACGATGCGCGCGTGGGCGAGGGCCGCTCGCTCCCCCGGTGCCCCCGCCGCGACGAGCAGCGCCGCCGGACCGATGGCCTGGCCCACGCACGTCGTCGCGATCCGCGGCCGGATGTGCTGCATGGTGTCGTAGATCGCCAGCGCGGCACCCGGGTCCCCGCCCTCGCTGTTGATGTAGAACTGGACACCGGTCTCGGGGCTGTCCGCGTCGAGGTGCAGGAGCTGCGCGATGAGTGCGTTGGCGACTCCCGCGTCGATGCCGGTGCCGAGGTAGATGACGCGTTCCGCGAGCAGATGTGAATAGACGTCCATGACACGCTCGCCCCGCGGGTGCTGCGCGATGACGTTCGGGATCGTGTAGCTGCTCATGCGTCCACCCCCAGTCCGACCCGCGCCCGCCGGCGAGGCAGAATCTCCGCG harbors:
- a CDS encoding ClpP family protease, translating into MSSYTIPNVIAQHPRGERVMDVYSHLLAERVIYLGTGIDAGVANALIAQLLHLDADSPETGVQFYINSEGGDPGAALAIYDTMQHIRPRIATTCVGQAIGPAALLVAAGAPGERAALAHARIVLHQPAGQSRGAIPDLILAADEVVRVRSDMETILARHSGRSLAELRLDTDRDRVFTAAGALDYGLIDTVLGPRAPDAR